One part of the Kryptolebias marmoratus isolate JLee-2015 linkage group LG13, ASM164957v2, whole genome shotgun sequence genome encodes these proteins:
- the LOC108248143 gene encoding glycerophosphodiester phosphodiesterase domain-containing protein 5 isoform X4, producing the protein MTSTVSRLLIGLRTKVLRRQEHQRFVSCLTALYSCRWRRSERSDVRPGSCCCSKVEGASFALIVAAFCLTLVFLYFWGRAENDYNDFDWFNFENLGFWFPWSVVLLVVAAIFFSYISVLTLLAVCLLSEAQKLHLHWSHKVGILVTLTFSVAATAVLSDLWGEEWTTLLLSLQVSAPYLHVGGVFVMTSLAWPVALHVCRMTCRVRKGLILALYLAFLFALYLVPLGLYSPCIREKRTLGPAPALIGHRGAPMLAPENTLMSFEKAVEAGSDGLETDVTISFDGVPFLMHDRTLRRTTNVHEVFPNRTTSPAAMFTWSELQSLNAGSWFLSHDPFGSAALLEEEERRRAGNQSVCSLRAFLQLAAWTHKLVIFDLYQPPRGHPYRHSWIQRTLEVVHESTIESSQVLWLPSELRSLVQETDPELQQTSGSRLPLEELQRNNISKVNLRYSSMSAELTSEYAAANISTNLYVVSQAWLYSLAWCCGVHSVTTNAPQLLRTMSSPLFLMSPDEYNLMWILTDLISSVLIFVIFSFHRWRERELSFCSASEMTTDGGGVYFEFKTEMGDIWSISRSQKMSGPVTVTDQTTKNQIFSG; encoded by the exons ATGACGTCCACGGTCTCCCGGCTGCTGATTGGCCTTCGCACCAAAGTGCTGCGGCGCCAGGAGCATCAGCGGTTTGTGTCGTGCCTGACGGCCCTGTACAGCTGCCGGTGGCGACGCAGCGAGAGGAGCGACGTTCGGCCgggcagctgctgctgcagcaag GTGGAGGGCGCCTCCTTCGCTCTGATCGTCGCAGCTTTCTGCCTGACGTTGGTGTTTCTTTACTTCTGGGGACGAGCGGAGAACGACTACAACGACTTCGACTG GTTTAACTTTGAAAACTTGGGTTTCTGGTTTCCCTGGTCTGTGGTGCTGCTGGTCGTCGCTGCGATCTTCTTCAGCTACATCTCCGTGCTCACG cttctGGCTGTGTGTTTACTGTCGGAGGCCCAGAAGCTTCATTTACACTGGAGTCACAAG GTCGGGATCCTGGTGACCCTGACGTTCTCGGTCGCCGCCACCGCCGTCCTGTCGGACCTGTGGGGTGAAGAATGGACCACGCTGCTGCTTTCCCTCCAG GTATCGGCGCCGTACCTTCACGTGGGAGGAGTCTTTGTGATGACATCACTGGCGTGGCCGGTAGCTCTGCACGTCTGTCGTATGACCTGCAGAG tgagGAAGGGTCTGATCCTGGCCCTGTACCTGGCCTTCCTGTTTGCCCTCTACTTGGTGCCCCTCGGTTTATATTCTCCTTGTATCAGAGAGAAGCGGACCCTGGGCCCAGCACCGGCCCTCATCGGTCACAGAGGAGCCCCGATG CTCGCTCCAGAAAACACGCTGATGTCGTTTGAGAAGGCGGTGGAAGCAGGAAGTGACGGTCTGGAGACGGATGTCACCATCAG TTTCGACGGcgtgcccttcctgatgcacgACCGCACCCTGCGACGCACCACCAACGTCCACGAGGTTTTCCCCAACAGGACCACGAGCCCGGCTGCCATGTTCACCTGGAGCGAACTGCAGAGCCTGAACGCCGGGTCCTGGTTCCTCTCA CACGATCCGTTCGGATCAGCTGCtttgctggaggaggaggagcgacGGCGGGCGGGAAACCAGTCGGTCTGCAGCCTGCGGGCCTTCCTCCAGCTCGCGGCGTGGACGCACAAACTGGTGATCTTTGACCTCTACCAGCCGCCCAGAGGTCACCCGTACCGCCACAGCTGGATCCAACGCACACTGGAGGTCGTCCACGAGTCGACCATCGAGTCCTCGCAG gtgctGTGGCTGCCTTCAGAGCTGCGCTCTCTGGTTCAGGAAACCGATCCGGAGCTGCAGCAGACTTCAGGCAGTCGTCTccccctggaggagctgcagaggaacaaCATCAGTAAAGTCAATCTGCGCTACAGCTCCATGTCCGCCGAGCTCACCAG CGAGTACGCTGCAGCGAACATCTCCACCAACCTGTACGTGGTCAGCCAGGCGTGGCTCTACTCTCTGGCCTGGTGCTGTGGCGTCCACTCGGTCACCACCAACGCCCCCCAGCTGCTCAGGACCATGAGCTCCCCTCTGTTCCTCATG agTCCGGACGAGTACAACCTGATGTGGATTCTGACGGATCTGATCTCCTCTGTGTTGATCTTCGTCATCTTCTCCTTCCACCG gTGGCGAGAGCGAGAACTCTCTTTCTGCTCGGCCAGTGAAATGACAACGGACGGCGGTGGCGTTTACTTCGAATTCAAAACGG AGATGGGGGACATCTGGTCCATCTCCAGGTCCCAGAAGATGTCCGGCCCGGTGACCGTCACGGATCAAACCACTAAAAATCAAATCTTCTCAGGTTAA
- the LOC108248143 gene encoding glycerophosphodiester phosphodiesterase domain-containing protein 5 isoform X3 gives MTSTVSRLLIGLRTKVLRRQEHQRFVSCLTALYSCRWRRSERSDVRPGSCCCSKVEGASFALIVAAFCLTLVFLYFWGRAENDYNDFDWFNFENLGFWFPWSVVLLVVAAIFFSYISVLTLLAVCLLSEAQKLHLHWSHKVGILVTLTFSVAATAVLSDLWGEEWTTLLLSLQVSAPYLHVGGVFVMTSLAWPVALHVCRMTCRVRKGLILALYLAFLFALYLVPLGLYSPCIREKRTLGPAPALIGHRGAPMLAPENTLMSFEKAVEAGSDGLETDVTISFDGVPFLMHDRTLRRTTNVHEVFPNRTTSPAAMFTWSELQSLNAGSWFLSESFRIDLIYPRQHDPFGSAALLEEEERRRAGNQSVCSLRAFLQLAAWTHKLVIFDLYQPPRGHPYRHSWIQRTLEVVHESTIESSQVLWLPSELRSLVQETDPELQQTSGSRLPLEELQRNNISKVNLRYSSMSAELTSEYAAANISTNLYVVSQAWLYSLAWCCGVHSVTTNAPQLLRTMSSPLFLMSPDEYNLMWILTDLISSVLIFVIFSFHRWRERELSFCSASEMTTDGGGVYFEFKTEMGDIWSISRSQKMSGPVTVTDQTTKNQIFSG, from the exons ATGACGTCCACGGTCTCCCGGCTGCTGATTGGCCTTCGCACCAAAGTGCTGCGGCGCCAGGAGCATCAGCGGTTTGTGTCGTGCCTGACGGCCCTGTACAGCTGCCGGTGGCGACGCAGCGAGAGGAGCGACGTTCGGCCgggcagctgctgctgcagcaag GTGGAGGGCGCCTCCTTCGCTCTGATCGTCGCAGCTTTCTGCCTGACGTTGGTGTTTCTTTACTTCTGGGGACGAGCGGAGAACGACTACAACGACTTCGACTG GTTTAACTTTGAAAACTTGGGTTTCTGGTTTCCCTGGTCTGTGGTGCTGCTGGTCGTCGCTGCGATCTTCTTCAGCTACATCTCCGTGCTCACG cttctGGCTGTGTGTTTACTGTCGGAGGCCCAGAAGCTTCATTTACACTGGAGTCACAAG GTCGGGATCCTGGTGACCCTGACGTTCTCGGTCGCCGCCACCGCCGTCCTGTCGGACCTGTGGGGTGAAGAATGGACCACGCTGCTGCTTTCCCTCCAG GTATCGGCGCCGTACCTTCACGTGGGAGGAGTCTTTGTGATGACATCACTGGCGTGGCCGGTAGCTCTGCACGTCTGTCGTATGACCTGCAGAG tgagGAAGGGTCTGATCCTGGCCCTGTACCTGGCCTTCCTGTTTGCCCTCTACTTGGTGCCCCTCGGTTTATATTCTCCTTGTATCAGAGAGAAGCGGACCCTGGGCCCAGCACCGGCCCTCATCGGTCACAGAGGAGCCCCGATG CTCGCTCCAGAAAACACGCTGATGTCGTTTGAGAAGGCGGTGGAAGCAGGAAGTGACGGTCTGGAGACGGATGTCACCATCAG TTTCGACGGcgtgcccttcctgatgcacgACCGCACCCTGCGACGCACCACCAACGTCCACGAGGTTTTCCCCAACAGGACCACGAGCCCGGCTGCCATGTTCACCTGGAGCGAACTGCAGAGCCTGAACGCCGGGTCCTGGTTCCTCTCA GAATCATTCCGGATCGATCTGATTTATCCCCGTCAGCACGATCCGTTCGGATCAGCTGCtttgctggaggaggaggagcgacGGCGGGCGGGAAACCAGTCGGTCTGCAGCCTGCGGGCCTTCCTCCAGCTCGCGGCGTGGACGCACAAACTGGTGATCTTTGACCTCTACCAGCCGCCCAGAGGTCACCCGTACCGCCACAGCTGGATCCAACGCACACTGGAGGTCGTCCACGAGTCGACCATCGAGTCCTCGCAG gtgctGTGGCTGCCTTCAGAGCTGCGCTCTCTGGTTCAGGAAACCGATCCGGAGCTGCAGCAGACTTCAGGCAGTCGTCTccccctggaggagctgcagaggaacaaCATCAGTAAAGTCAATCTGCGCTACAGCTCCATGTCCGCCGAGCTCACCAG CGAGTACGCTGCAGCGAACATCTCCACCAACCTGTACGTGGTCAGCCAGGCGTGGCTCTACTCTCTGGCCTGGTGCTGTGGCGTCCACTCGGTCACCACCAACGCCCCCCAGCTGCTCAGGACCATGAGCTCCCCTCTGTTCCTCATG agTCCGGACGAGTACAACCTGATGTGGATTCTGACGGATCTGATCTCCTCTGTGTTGATCTTCGTCATCTTCTCCTTCCACCG gTGGCGAGAGCGAGAACTCTCTTTCTGCTCGGCCAGTGAAATGACAACGGACGGCGGTGGCGTTTACTTCGAATTCAAAACGG AGATGGGGGACATCTGGTCCATCTCCAGGTCCCAGAAGATGTCCGGCCCGGTGACCGTCACGGATCAAACCACTAAAAATCAAATCTTCTCAGGTTAA